A genomic region of Papaver somniferum cultivar HN1 chromosome 7, ASM357369v1, whole genome shotgun sequence contains the following coding sequences:
- the LOC113296972 gene encoding uncharacterized protein LOC113296972, with protein sequence MRTNDVSSLDLLLLDDADDLMHAIVQKKYIWKFEPLLEKGMLLGLTNLTFATEKKMFRPAQNDYRPYFNWNTDVTPLEFTTTAIPRHKFFFTGFEAVAVANNNTYLNDKKVSAIFLNLTCNRNVDTAAAGQVGSLNENMVTLRKERILH encoded by the exons ATGAGAACTAATGACGTTAGCAGCCTAGATTTGCTCCTGCTAGATGACGCC GATGATCTGATGCACGCAATTGTTCAGAAAAAATACATCTGGAAATTCGAACCACTGCTGGAAAAGGGGATGCTGCTGGGTCTTACCAATTTGACATTTGCAACAGAGAAAAAAATGTTTCGCCCCGCCCAGAATGACTACCGCCCGTACTTTAACTGGAATACTGATGTTACTCCTCTTGAGTTCACCACCACGGCTATTCCTCGTCACAAATTCTTTTTCACAGGGTTTGAAGCAGTTGCAGTTGCTAACAACAACACCTACCTCAATGATAAGAAAGTGTCAGCTATATTTCTCAATCTAACCTGCAACAGGAATGTAGATACTGCTGCAGCAGGACAAGTCGGTAGTCTAAACGAAAACATGGTAACACTGCGCAAGGAGAGGATATTACACTAA